A region of Streptomyces sp. NBC_01750 DNA encodes the following proteins:
- a CDS encoding ABC transporter ATP-binding protein produces the protein MAGEGTELTAKTPETPETNESTGTAKTPETTGAAENPGEELRYRSATLAACEEQPVTTKAMAKRLPQLVRKALALAWRVDRRAVVTLLVCQALSGFMEAFGLLATTSTITALIAGGNMGDNLLDALPSICVLAGAAGLRAVLGIAVNNISSRLSPRISREAELQMLTAAVNAELSAYDHPGFNDKREAADRGAEVAQDLLTESQDVMACVASLVAAAGVVTVLHPVLLPLLMLAAVPQGIASVKGARVHYQTSRAMAAERRTLSLLRWFVVDKDTADQLRSCTMAEFLLNRYRAIGNRVDSATDKAVHQGARYAIVGATAGGLAAGLVWVALALLLASGRMSVASAGTAVFALSTVGSSLRGVVGYGTRLFRTGLYLDDWAEFIEEAGGHRLNRGVLAPPSPRTVRAEALTYRYPGADHPALEKVTLEVRRGEVLALVGENGSGKTTLSKLLTGLYLPTDGTVTWDGKDVADFDPHALWTQTAIVPQDFAHWPMSARENITLGQLHEGDEAVLRAAARSGAAEVVDGLRSGLDTLLAREWFGGVELSGGQWQRIAIARAFHRPAGLLVMDEPTSALDARAEHRIFTGLRDIARDRAVVLVTHRLANVAVADHIVVLDHGRVIQQGTFGELVDSPGLFQELWVLQNDRGVPAPRSEKTPGTP, from the coding sequence GTGGCTGGAGAAGGGACCGAGTTGACCGCCAAGACCCCTGAGACCCCTGAGACCAACGAATCCACCGGGACCGCCAAGACCCCTGAGACCACCGGAGCCGCCGAGAACCCCGGCGAGGAGCTGCGGTACCGCTCCGCCACACTGGCCGCCTGCGAGGAGCAGCCGGTCACCACGAAGGCGATGGCCAAGCGGCTGCCCCAGCTCGTACGCAAGGCACTGGCCCTCGCCTGGCGCGTCGACCGGCGCGCGGTCGTCACCCTCCTGGTCTGCCAGGCCCTTTCAGGCTTCATGGAGGCGTTCGGGCTGCTCGCGACGACGAGCACGATCACGGCTCTGATCGCCGGCGGCAATATGGGCGACAACCTTCTGGACGCTCTCCCCTCCATCTGTGTACTGGCCGGAGCGGCCGGGCTGCGAGCCGTGCTCGGGATCGCCGTCAACAACATCTCCAGCCGCCTCTCCCCCAGGATTTCGCGGGAGGCCGAGCTGCAGATGCTGACCGCGGCGGTCAACGCGGAACTGTCGGCGTACGACCATCCCGGCTTCAACGACAAGCGCGAGGCGGCCGACCGGGGCGCCGAGGTCGCCCAGGATCTCCTCACCGAATCCCAGGACGTCATGGCCTGCGTCGCCTCGCTCGTCGCGGCGGCCGGAGTGGTCACGGTCCTGCATCCGGTCCTGCTGCCGCTGCTGATGCTCGCCGCGGTCCCGCAGGGAATCGCGAGCGTGAAGGGCGCCCGCGTCCACTACCAGACCTCACGCGCCATGGCGGCGGAGCGCCGGACCCTGAGCCTGCTGCGCTGGTTCGTGGTCGACAAGGACACCGCCGACCAGCTTCGCTCCTGCACCATGGCGGAGTTCCTGCTGAACCGCTACCGGGCCATCGGCAACCGGGTCGACTCGGCCACCGACAAGGCCGTGCACCAGGGCGCGCGCTACGCGATCGTCGGCGCGACGGCCGGAGGGCTGGCCGCCGGACTGGTGTGGGTGGCCCTTGCTCTTCTCCTGGCTTCGGGGCGGATGTCGGTCGCCTCGGCGGGCACGGCGGTCTTCGCCCTGAGTACGGTCGGCTCCTCGCTCCGCGGCGTCGTCGGCTACGGCACCCGCCTCTTCCGCACCGGGCTCTATCTCGACGACTGGGCCGAGTTCATCGAGGAGGCCGGCGGCCACCGTCTGAATCGTGGTGTTCTCGCACCGCCGTCCCCGCGGACCGTCAGGGCCGAGGCCCTCACCTACCGCTACCCGGGCGCGGACCACCCCGCGCTGGAGAAGGTCACTCTGGAGGTCCGCCGCGGCGAAGTCCTGGCCCTCGTCGGCGAGAACGGCTCCGGCAAGACCACCCTCAGCAAGCTCCTGACCGGCCTGTATCTCCCCACCGACGGCACCGTGACCTGGGACGGGAAGGACGTCGCCGACTTCGATCCGCACGCCCTGTGGACGCAGACCGCGATCGTTCCGCAGGACTTCGCGCACTGGCCCATGTCGGCCAGGGAAAACATCACGCTCGGCCAGCTCCACGAGGGCGACGAGGCGGTTCTGCGCGCCGCCGCACGCTCCGGGGCCGCCGAGGTGGTGGACGGTCTGCGCAGCGGTCTGGACACGCTGCTCGCAAGGGAGTGGTTCGGCGGGGTGGAGCTCTCCGGCGGCCAGTGGCAGCGCATCGCCATCGCCCGCGCCTTCCACCGCCCGGCCGGGCTGCTCGTGATGGACGAACCCACCAGCGCACTCGACGCCCGCGCCGAGCACCGCATCTTCACCGGCCTCCGGGACATCGCCCGGGACAGGGCCGTGGTGCTCGTCACCCACCGCCTCGCCAATGTCGCCGTCGCGGACCACATCGTCGTCCTCGACCACGGCCGCGTCATCCAGCAGGGAACCTTCGGGGAACTGGTCGACTCCCCCGGGCTCTTCCAGGAACTGTGGGTCCTCCAGAACGACCGGGGCGTACCGGCACCTCGCAGCGAGAAGACACCCGGGACACCGTGA
- a CDS encoding PhzF family phenazine biosynthesis isomerase has protein sequence MITTADVLRYTAFSTDPEGGNPAGVVLDASGLDDAAMLAVAAEVGYSESAFLTAPPEGFDASGQAFTARYFSPKAEVPFCGHATVATAVALAERTGPGDFVFVTPVGPVPVTVASVGGVLVATLTSVEPHVEEAAGEDVREALAALDWAAEDLDPALPPRIAFAGARHLVLAAATRARLADLQYDFARLEALMHRLDLTTVQLVWRESDSVFHVRDPFPVGGVVEDPATGAAAAAFGAYARELGLVPGESELTLHQGVDMGRPGVLTVTLREGDPRVRVSGSGARIPELG, from the coding sequence ATGATCACGACTGCCGATGTGCTGCGCTACACCGCCTTCTCGACCGACCCCGAAGGGGGCAACCCCGCGGGGGTCGTCCTGGACGCGTCCGGGCTCGACGACGCGGCAATGCTCGCCGTCGCGGCCGAGGTCGGCTACAGCGAGTCCGCCTTCCTGACGGCACCGCCCGAGGGCTTCGACGCCTCTGGGCAGGCTTTCACCGCCCGGTACTTCAGCCCGAAGGCCGAGGTCCCGTTCTGCGGCCACGCCACGGTCGCGACGGCTGTCGCGCTGGCGGAGCGCACCGGCCCCGGCGACTTCGTCTTCGTCACCCCCGTGGGCCCGGTGCCTGTGACGGTCGCGTCCGTGGGCGGCGTGCTGGTCGCGACGCTCACCAGCGTCGAGCCGCACGTCGAGGAGGCGGCCGGGGAGGATGTGCGGGAAGCACTCGCCGCTCTCGACTGGGCCGCCGAGGACCTGGATCCGGCGCTGCCGCCGCGTATCGCCTTCGCGGGCGCGCGCCATCTGGTCCTGGCGGCCGCGACCCGCGCCAGGCTCGCGGATCTTCAGTACGACTTCGCGCGCCTCGAAGCGCTGATGCACCGCCTCGACCTGACGACGGTCCAGTTGGTGTGGCGTGAGTCCGACTCGGTGTTCCATGTCCGGGACCCGTTCCCGGTGGGCGGCGTGGTCGAGGATCCGGCGACGGGCGCGGCGGCGGCAGCCTTCGGTGCGTACGCGCGCGAACTCGGCCTCGTACCTGGCGAGTCGGAACTCACTCTGCACCAGGGCGTGGACATGGGCCGTCCCGGAGTGCTCACGGTGACGCTCCGCGAAGGCGATCCACGAGTGCGGGTGAGCGGCTCCGGGGCCCGCATTCCCGAACTCGGCTGA
- a CDS encoding DEAD/DEAH box helicase, protein MADAGLPAGKDPGDEDVDVLDRLDPVVLHHIVNTLGWPDLRPLQRAAIPPLMEGQDAVLLAPTAGGKTEAACFPLLSAMTEQKWTGTSVLYLCPLKALLNNLVGRVDSYAQWLGRRAALWHGDTKESQRRRIRAEAPDILLTTPESLEAMLIGVKTDHARLLGSVRAVVVDEVHAFAGDDRGWHLLAVLERLERVTGLPIQRVGLSATVGNPAELLHWLQGAGVGSRKGQVVAPGVHLPATDGGGRGDKAIPEASHRPAGEVELDYVGSLDNAAKLIAALHRGEKRLVFCDSRRQVEELGAALRAREVTVFLSHASLSVDERTRSEQAFAEARDCVIVSTSTLELGIDVGDLDRVIQIDSPASVASFLQRIGRTGRRSGTVRNCLFLTTRKDTLLQAAGLLLLWSRGWVEPVLPPPEPRHLVAQQLLAVTLQQHKLGDQLWDRQWNGLAPFDKSAAPILRFLTEEGFLDSDGGMLFVGPEAERRFGKRHFIELTASFTAPPQFTVLSGRTEIGRTDPSVLTEERPGPRRLLLGGRSWQVTYIDWLRKRVFVEPADGGGIAKWMNGGVAGLSYALTRAMREVLLGTAPPVSLTRRAEACLAEQREADAPDTVLPGGTLITRVGSDVRWWTWAGYRANATLAATLQSVTDPLQRPTDSWLRLRENLTPADWRAARDNVGENLVLPDVDRRAVRGLKFSAALPERLAVATVAARLADFESARSVLGESARFQYDG, encoded by the coding sequence ATGGCGGACGCGGGACTCCCGGCCGGGAAAGACCCGGGTGACGAGGATGTCGACGTACTGGACCGACTCGACCCCGTCGTCCTGCATCACATCGTCAACACACTCGGCTGGCCCGATCTGCGCCCCCTGCAGCGGGCGGCGATCCCCCCGCTCATGGAGGGACAGGACGCCGTACTGCTGGCTCCGACGGCGGGGGGTAAGACCGAGGCGGCCTGCTTCCCCCTGCTGTCGGCGATGACCGAGCAGAAGTGGACCGGCACATCCGTGCTGTACCTGTGCCCGCTCAAGGCACTCCTCAACAACCTGGTCGGCCGCGTCGACTCCTACGCACAGTGGCTGGGGCGACGGGCCGCACTCTGGCACGGGGACACCAAGGAATCGCAACGCCGGCGTATCCGCGCCGAGGCACCGGACATCCTGCTGACCACGCCCGAGTCGCTCGAAGCGATGCTGATCGGCGTCAAGACCGACCACGCCCGCCTTTTGGGGAGTGTGCGAGCCGTCGTCGTCGACGAAGTGCACGCGTTCGCAGGGGATGACCGGGGATGGCACCTGCTCGCCGTGCTCGAACGGCTGGAGCGGGTTACCGGACTGCCTATTCAGCGCGTTGGACTCTCAGCGACCGTCGGCAACCCGGCCGAGCTGCTGCACTGGCTGCAAGGCGCGGGCGTCGGCAGCCGCAAAGGTCAGGTCGTCGCCCCTGGAGTGCACCTGCCGGCCACCGACGGCGGCGGACGCGGTGACAAAGCGATCCCCGAGGCGTCCCACAGGCCTGCGGGCGAAGTGGAGCTCGACTACGTCGGCTCCCTCGACAACGCCGCCAAACTCATCGCGGCGCTGCACAGAGGAGAGAAGCGGCTCGTCTTCTGCGACTCGCGCCGCCAGGTCGAGGAGTTGGGTGCGGCGCTGCGCGCGCGTGAGGTGACCGTCTTCCTGTCCCACGCCTCCCTCTCCGTCGATGAACGCACCCGTTCCGAGCAGGCGTTCGCGGAGGCCCGTGACTGCGTCATCGTCTCCACGTCAACCCTCGAGCTCGGCATTGACGTCGGTGACCTGGACCGCGTCATCCAGATCGACTCACCGGCCTCCGTTGCCTCGTTCCTGCAGCGCATCGGCCGCACCGGCCGGCGTTCCGGCACCGTGCGGAACTGTCTGTTCCTCACCACCCGCAAGGACACACTGCTGCAAGCGGCGGGCCTGCTGCTGCTGTGGTCTCGCGGCTGGGTGGAACCGGTCCTCCCCCCACCGGAGCCGCGCCACCTGGTGGCCCAGCAACTGCTCGCAGTCACCCTGCAACAGCACAAGCTCGGCGACCAGTTGTGGGACCGGCAGTGGAACGGCCTCGCCCCCTTCGACAAGTCGGCTGCCCCCATCCTGCGCTTCCTCACTGAGGAGGGCTTCCTCGACAGCGACGGTGGGATGCTGTTTGTCGGCCCCGAGGCGGAACGCCGCTTCGGCAAAAGGCACTTCATCGAACTCACCGCATCCTTTACCGCACCTCCGCAGTTCACCGTCCTGTCCGGACGCACGGAGATCGGCCGCACCGACCCGAGCGTGCTCACAGAGGAACGCCCCGGCCCCAGGCGGTTGCTACTCGGTGGACGCAGTTGGCAGGTCACGTACATTGACTGGCTGCGCAAACGCGTCTTCGTCGAGCCGGCCGACGGCGGCGGCATCGCCAAGTGGATGAACGGCGGCGTCGCCGGACTGTCGTACGCCCTGACGCGTGCCATGCGCGAGGTGCTGCTGGGCACGGCCCCGCCGGTCTCCCTCACCCGGCGTGCGGAGGCGTGCCTGGCCGAACAGCGTGAGGCCGACGCACCCGACACCGTGCTCCCGGGCGGCACATTGATTACGCGCGTCGGCTCGGACGTCCGCTGGTGGACCTGGGCCGGTTACCGCGCCAACGCCACCCTGGCCGCCACCCTTCAGTCGGTCACCGATCCTCTGCAACGACCCACCGACAGCTGGCTGCGCCTGCGCGAGAACCTCACCCCGGCCGACTGGCGTGCGGCCCGTGACAACGTCGGTGAGAACCTCGTCCTGCCTGACGTGGACCGCCGGGCCGTACGCGGCCTGAAGTTCTCCGCCGCCCTCCCGGAACGCCTCGCCGTGGCCACGGTGGCGGCCCGCTTGGCCGACTTCGAGAGCGCCCGCTCGGTGCTCGGCGAGTCGGCGCGCTTTCAGTACGACGGCTGA
- a CDS encoding MazG-like family protein has protein sequence MNHTLDPIWDTVGRLHDWLDAESDLPPQQETLLRMLKLSEEVGEVAQAIIGATGQNPRKGTTHSWQDVESELCDVIVTAMVALRTLTPDAPEVFGAHLRGVAVRSLERSPD, from the coding sequence ATGAATCACACCCTGGACCCCATCTGGGACACGGTCGGCCGACTGCACGACTGGCTCGACGCGGAGAGCGATCTGCCGCCCCAACAGGAGACGCTGCTCAGGATGTTGAAGCTCTCGGAGGAGGTTGGCGAGGTCGCCCAGGCGATCATCGGCGCGACGGGCCAGAACCCGCGCAAGGGGACGACGCACAGCTGGCAGGACGTGGAGTCGGAGCTCTGCGACGTGATCGTCACGGCGATGGTGGCGTTGCGTACGCTCACGCCGGACGCGCCGGAGGTCTTCGGGGCACATCTGCGCGGGGTCGCGGTGCGTTCGCTCGAGCGGTCACCGGACTGA
- a CDS encoding anti-sigma factor RsbA family regulatory protein: protein MTHTAEPFVHPALFYRGSEEYLAGTVPFIQNGLAAGEPVAVAAPESNLELLRAELGASAGEVRFIDMREAGRNPGRIIPRVLRAFADTYPTRRVRIIGEPIWPGRTPAEYPACVQHEALINTAFSGREVTIVCPYDAAGLDAAVLADAYATHPVVVDRGRAKPSGTYDPDRAVAAYNQPLARPQRASAFAFEAERIPDARDFAVERAKDLGLSGERLGDFALAVAELTTNSVVHGHGSGTVWVWGEDGQILCEVRDAGLLSDPLAGRRPPTRDQLGGRGLLMVHYLTDLVRVHTGPEGTAIRFHLGT from the coding sequence GTGACACACACGGCTGAGCCATTCGTCCACCCGGCGCTGTTCTACCGGGGCAGCGAGGAGTACCTGGCGGGAACTGTGCCGTTCATCCAGAACGGTCTCGCCGCGGGCGAGCCGGTGGCGGTGGCGGCCCCCGAGAGCAACCTCGAACTGCTGCGCGCGGAATTGGGGGCAAGCGCCGGAGAAGTGCGGTTCATCGACATGCGCGAGGCCGGGCGCAACCCGGGGCGGATCATTCCCAGGGTGCTGAGGGCCTTTGCCGATACCTATCCCACCCGGCGGGTGCGGATCATCGGTGAGCCGATCTGGCCCGGCCGCACCCCGGCCGAGTACCCGGCCTGTGTCCAGCACGAGGCACTGATCAACACCGCGTTCAGCGGCCGGGAAGTCACCATCGTGTGCCCCTACGACGCCGCAGGACTCGATGCCGCGGTGCTCGCCGACGCCTACGCCACCCACCCGGTCGTCGTCGACCGAGGACGTGCGAAGCCCAGCGGCACGTACGACCCCGACCGTGCCGTCGCCGCCTACAACCAGCCACTGGCACGCCCGCAGCGGGCCTCCGCGTTCGCCTTCGAGGCCGAACGCATTCCCGACGCCCGGGACTTCGCGGTCGAACGGGCCAAGGACCTGGGTCTGTCGGGTGAGCGTCTGGGGGACTTCGCCCTGGCCGTCGCCGAGCTGACCACCAACAGCGTGGTGCACGGCCATGGTTCAGGCACCGTATGGGTCTGGGGCGAGGACGGGCAGATCCTGTGCGAAGTGAGAGACGCAGGACTCCTGAGCGACCCGCTGGCCGGCCGTCGCCCGCCCACGCGTGACCAGCTCGGTGGCCGGGGCCTGCTGATGGTTCACTACCTCACCGATCTGGTCCGCGTCCACACCGGCCCGGAGGGCACCGCGATCCGCTTCCATCTCGGGACCTGA
- a CDS encoding SigB/SigF/SigG family RNA polymerase sigma factor translates to MTATSAQTANTVLAEAAASSPVGAPAGVGELPWIEDAGKVAPKDAKALSKLFFDQLQVLEEGTHEYQYARNTLIEMNLSLVRFAARRFRNRGSGDMEDIVQVGTIGLIKAIDRFELSREVEFTSFAIPYIIGEIKRFFRDSTWAVHVPRRLQELRVEIVRAQEQLAAGQDRDATVKELAEHLKLSEEEVIEGLVASNGYTAGSLDTPNDVGDDGQAGKARTVADVMGEPDPALETIEDLHTLAPLLEQLDDRERRIIEMRFGQEMTQSQIGAELGVSQMHVSRLLTRTLTRLRTGMFA, encoded by the coding sequence ATGACAGCGACTTCTGCACAGACTGCCAACACGGTACTGGCGGAGGCCGCGGCATCTTCTCCGGTCGGCGCACCGGCCGGAGTCGGTGAGCTGCCCTGGATCGAAGACGCGGGGAAGGTCGCTCCGAAGGATGCAAAAGCCCTCTCGAAGCTGTTCTTCGACCAGCTCCAGGTCCTTGAGGAGGGCACCCACGAGTACCAGTACGCCCGGAACACGCTGATCGAGATGAACCTGTCCCTGGTGCGGTTCGCCGCGAGGCGCTTCCGCAACCGCGGCAGCGGCGATATGGAAGACATCGTCCAGGTCGGCACCATCGGGCTCATCAAGGCGATCGACAGGTTCGAGCTGTCCCGCGAGGTCGAGTTCACCTCCTTCGCCATTCCCTACATCATCGGCGAGATCAAGCGGTTCTTCCGCGACAGCACCTGGGCCGTGCACGTTCCCCGGCGCCTGCAGGAACTGCGCGTGGAGATCGTCCGGGCGCAGGAGCAGCTCGCCGCCGGCCAGGACCGCGACGCGACGGTCAAGGAGCTGGCCGAGCATCTGAAGCTCAGCGAGGAAGAGGTCATAGAAGGCCTCGTCGCCTCCAACGGCTACACCGCGGGCTCCCTGGACACACCCAATGACGTCGGCGACGACGGCCAGGCCGGCAAGGCGCGCACGGTTGCCGACGTGATGGGCGAGCCGGACCCCGCGTTGGAAACGATTGAGGACCTGCACACGCTGGCCCCGCTCCTGGAGCAGCTCGACGACAGGGAGCGACGCATCATCGAGATGCGCTTCGGCCAGGAGATGACCCAGTCCCAGATCGGTGCCGAACTCGGCGTCTCCCAGATGCACGTATCCCGGCTCCTGACGCGCACGCTCACCAGGCTTCGCACCGGAATGTTCGCCTGA
- a CDS encoding SDR family oxidoreductase: MNAVARIAVVTGAGSGIGRSVAVALAGAGWSVVAAGRRAEALEETASLAGGDVLCVPTDVTSPADVTTLFAAVREHHGRLDLLFNNAGTSGPSVPFEDLTYEAWRTVVDVNLTGAFLCAQAAFRAMKEQSPQGGRIINNGSVSAHVPRPNSAPYTSTKHAMTGLTKSLSLDGRAYSIACGQIDIGNAATEMTQRMQAGILQANGDVVVEPVMDAADVARTVLHMAELPPGANVQFATVMAAAMPYIGRG, encoded by the coding sequence TCGGGCATCGGCCGCAGCGTGGCGGTGGCGCTGGCGGGTGCGGGCTGGTCGGTGGTCGCGGCGGGCCGGCGGGCCGAGGCCCTGGAGGAAACGGCGTCTCTGGCGGGCGGGGATGTCCTGTGCGTCCCCACTGATGTGACGTCACCGGCAGATGTCACCACGCTGTTCGCCGCGGTACGGGAACACCACGGCCGACTTGACCTGCTGTTCAACAACGCGGGCACGTCCGGCCCCTCCGTCCCGTTCGAGGACCTGACGTACGAGGCCTGGCGCACGGTGGTGGACGTGAACCTGACGGGCGCGTTCCTGTGCGCGCAGGCGGCATTCCGGGCGATGAAGGAGCAGTCCCCGCAGGGCGGCCGGATCATCAACAACGGCTCGGTCTCGGCGCATGTGCCGCGGCCGAACTCGGCGCCGTACACCTCGACTAAGCACGCGATGACGGGCCTGACGAAGTCGCTGTCGCTCGACGGGAGGGCGTACTCGATCGCGTGCGGCCAGATCGACATCGGCAATGCCGCGACCGAGATGACCCAGCGGATGCAGGCGGGGATCCTGCAGGCCAACGGGGACGTGGTGGTGGAGCCGGTGATGGACGCGGCGGATGTGGCGCGGACGGTGCTCCATATGGCGGAGCTGCCGCCGGGGGCGAATGTGCAGTTCGCGACGGTGATGGCGGCGGCCATGCCGTACATCGGCCGGGGCTGA
- a CDS encoding STAS domain-containing protein yields the protein MAELEICTLKDRPGVHAAGEVTLATRTAWERALDSLVGGSGDVYLDLSAVTFIDVAGTSTVAVAAQHLGTGRRMVLEGPPPALRRALDMFWPDLAAIEVTK from the coding sequence GTGGCCGAACTGGAGATCTGCACGCTGAAGGATCGACCCGGAGTGCACGCGGCCGGTGAGGTGACTCTGGCCACGCGCACAGCGTGGGAGCGGGCGCTCGACAGCCTGGTCGGCGGAAGCGGTGACGTTTACCTCGATCTGTCCGCAGTGACGTTCATCGACGTAGCCGGTACGTCCACCGTGGCGGTCGCGGCCCAGCACCTGGGCACCGGACGGCGCATGGTCCTCGAGGGGCCGCCGCCCGCGCTGCGACGCGCCTTGGACATGTTCTGGCCCGACTTGGCGGCGATCGAGGTGACGAAGTGA